Below is a window of Leishmania panamensis strain MHOM/PA/94/PSC-1 chromosome 30 sequence DNA.
AGAGACGGAGAGCAAAGCAAGTATAGCCGACGAGCTCTTCATGCGCTTCACTGCACACCGCAACGGGGTACAGTCAGATGCACAGCACATCCgcggtggagaagaagaCACTGACCCTCCGCTCTTGTGGGAAAAGCCACTGGCACAAGTCTCCCTCCTTGTGAGCATCTCTGCAAAGCGGTAGTAGCACATGCGCCAATGAGTTAACGCCTACACAGGCGAGCGGGTCTTTTTTTATTCATTGCTGtcagcggagggagggaagaaacgGCGGCGAAGGCCTTTGCTAATCGAGTATCGCTTTTCGCATGAGCCCTGCGCAGGGATTCATTCAGCCAGGAATCGACGACGTCGCAATACGGACGAGAAACAGTGAAGCAAAGCGTTGCACTTCGAGCCAATATGAGCGGTCATGCCGTAAGCGCGGTAAGTCGCGTGAgagcgcacgtgtgtgcgggggagggaggggggagggggacacgCAACGAGGACAGGCAGCGTTGTTCTCGTTGCACTCATACATGCTCGCATACAGGAAGGCAGATCCACTCAGTTATTGTGCGTCACAGAGTGCGGAAGACGCAACGAAGTGCCTCAAAagggcgtggtggtggggtaGCAATCCAgtaagggaagaggagagggcacaCCCTGCCCGTCGCGGTGTGCGGCGCTTCCAGATCGTGACGTACCGACGAACAGGAAGAGtgacaaacaaaaagagaaaggataAAGGGGGGAAGCCTATGGAGCACAGCACGATGGAAAATATAAAAAAATGAGCAGCGCAGGAGCGAAGTTGTGTTGTTGGGTTAAGTGAGGATATCAGGGAGAAACAGAGATGAGGGAAAATAACATGTAATCGATGGCGCTTTCTCGATGGGAGACGCATACGCAAGAACGGAGGACAGGAGTGACAGTGGGAGGCACATACACAGCGGAGGAGCCAAGTCACCAAGACTGTTCGCCACTTCTCCGCAACTAAGgacagaagaaaagggagaaggagaagcgctgaaaaaaaaaaagaaagaccTAAAGTGACACTAAAATGAGAtcgggaagggggaggcagggaagCGCCAAATCCACCGCCGCGCATTAAAGTGCTCCCTGTTTCTCCCTCACCCGTGCAGTCCTTCTGCCAACGGCGCGCGTCACACAAGGTCAACGCCTACAACGTTTCACCACACCTTCGTATGTATAcgtatatacacacacacatttgCGCAATGAGGATGCCCAGGCTGGTGGACGCGGCGGAAGTAGGGGAGCTGCACAATCCCTCGCTCAAGCAGAGGCACAGGTAGTGAACTTCAGCGAGTGGCCCTTCTGCACGATGTCCACTTTGTAGTCAGCTGTTGGGCTGTTCACACCGGGGAACGGTGCCCTTAGTGTGGTTTGCGAGTCCTTGAGGTGCATCGCGGTGATAGCGATCGCAAATTCCACCCCGTTCCTCATAAAAGTACGCCGCTTCGCAACACCCATCCCACCAGGGGCGATGGCAAtgctgtgctgcgtcacGGTGTTGTTGATCATGTTTGAGTACGTCATCATTATGGTCACCTTCTCTAAGGTTTGATTGTGGATGATGGCGGAGTAGACGTCGGTAGGGGGCCGcatctctccttcctctgtTTAAAGTGAGATGCTATGGCTGTTGCCCCTGGTGTGATTAACGTCTGGGTTGCGCACTGAAAAAAgctggaggtgtgtgtgtgtgtatactGATGGAGATGAGTCTGAAGGGATGTACGTATGACACGTGGGAAACGGAGAAAGAAGCCGTGGTCAACCAATCATTGCTGAGGCTGCGGGACGCAGACCCATTAGGAAAAAGGTGGAATGGTGAGAGGGGTAGAAGGGGGacaggcagaggcgcagTGGTAGGAGGTGGAGAATGGCGTGTTGACCAAACCTGAAGCTCTGTGATATGCACGGATCACACACAAACCTAAAATGCACAACACACCGAGCAAACAGCGAGCCTGCATCCTtgaaggtggcggcgctggacgCGCGTCGAGGCCCCTGGGAAGAACTGCGCCACGTCCTGGCgtacccccttttttttgcttcaAATGCACAGAAGAAGCGCTGACAGATGCGTGCGGCAGGCACCGAGAAAGTACATAgagcgaacacacacacgcacccacacacacagccagTCACTGGGCGCTCTTGTCATCCTCCAATTTCTTTCTGTtggcgctgttgttgttgcaaTGCACCAATTCGGCCAGGCGCATGGGGAAACAAGGGTAGAGGGATGGGTGGGTGCAGACTGCTCGACAATGTGCCAACCAGAGTCGAAAACGACAATCCCTGGTGCACAGTCaatggaggagaagcgtcCATCGCAGGACGCAGTTCAGAGAGacacatcaccaccaccaccaccaccttcgtCACCATAACACAGGAGACATCAAAAACCAACACACACGAATCCACAGAAACAGTAACACACTCATGGGAACCGAAGTGAGAAAAGCCGCAGGCAGCCGAGCGGCTCGCTAGGCTCGACCACACTGAAGGAAATAGTGCTCCGCTAGCTTCCAGTTGCATGTCTTGAAGAAGTTTCGAACAAAGCGCTCCACATTGtccccttcctcgtctccctctgcaAGCGGATAGTCGTAGCAACGCGCCGACTCGTGCGTGTTCAGCGCTAGGAGTGGAATCAAGTCACTGCCGAGAGGGCAGGTGCCGTGGTCGAAGGCGAGAACGTCAAACGCCTTACCGGTCCAAATGAGATACACCCATCCGCCAACAGACTGCTGGGAGAGCGCGGTGACCGCGAACAGTCGCTGTACCTCTCCCACAGCGTCTACAGTGCCATTTTGACtgtactgcagctgcagtccaTCCCTGAGTCGCGTTGGCACAGCCGTGCCCCACGGACGCAGAGAACGATACCAGAAGCAGTAGTTGAAGTGCTCCGATGCTGCAGTGTGGATGACGGCGCGCGATGCATCGAAGGAGGAGTTGCGAAGTACAACGTTTAGGTTGTGCCCCTCCAGCTCGGAGCCCAAAGTGTGCGTATTCAGCTGATCCACCGCTGCCTTGTGAAAAACATGATACTGGACGTCGAACTGCTTTCTCGTCATGAGTGGCGCAACCCCCTGGGACACATCGTAGTCAATGCGGGGGAGATGAAAGAAACCTTTCGCGTCTCGCTCTgcatccgccgccgccgccgccatctccgtcGTGCGAAAGGCACGTGTGACGCCGTGCGGCGTGGCAAGGGCAAGGCTCACGTGAGTGAATGCCCCTTTGGGCACATACTCACGAAaaagctgcagcacagagacGCGCATGAGACAAGGGATATAGACgtttgtgtctgtgcctgGCCACGCCTGCAATATCAGCGATAGAGACGATGAAGATgagagaagaacgaggagAGTAACGGTCAACGATACGCAAGACAGCACATACACGTGTGGagaagacgcacgcacacgcggaGAGTAGGTGACAGGCAGAAAGACTGACGCACCTCCGCGTCGGCATGGAGatgagagaaaggggagtaGAGCCCCTAAAGCGGCTTGATGGAAATgactcctccccctcacgcccacacgtacacacgctAACACACTTCTAGCAGCCCTACTTGAAGTGAGCCTGGGGAGTAGGGAAACGCGAGCTCCGTACACCAGTTGCAACGacagcacgagcagcgcaTGGGTCctctgttttttcttttttgttttccttttcactgTAGTATTCTGTTGTGGCTAACGCCTTGGGGTCCTTTTCTttacctccccctccgcctcagcAAGGCGAGAGAGTCGCCGTG
It encodes the following:
- a CDS encoding hypothetical protein (TriTrypDB/GeneDB-style sysID: LpmP.30.2700), producing the protein MMTYSNMINNTVTQHSIAIAPGGMGVAKRRTFMRNGVEFAIAITAMHLKDSQTTLRAPFPGVNSPTADYKVDIVQKGHSLKFTTCASA
- a CDS encoding superoxide dismutase, putative (TriTrypDB/GeneDB-style sysID: LpmP.30.2710); protein product: MRVSVLQLFREYVPKGAFTHVSLALATPHGVTRAFRTTEMAAAAADAERDAKGFFHLPRIDYDVSQGVAPLMTRKQFDVQYHVFHKAAVDQLNTHTLGSELEGHNLNVVLRNSSFDASRAVIHTAASEHFNYCFWYRSLRPWGTAVPTRLRDGLQLQYSQNGTVDAVGEVQRLFAVTALSQQSVGGWVYLIWTGKAFDVLAFDHGTCPLGSDLIPLLALNTHESARCYDYPLAEGDEEGDNVERFVRNFFKTCNWKLAEHYFLQCGRA